Proteins from a genomic interval of Spirochaetota bacterium:
- the ald gene encoding alanine dehydrogenase, with product MIIGVAKEIKTEEYRVGLTPMTVKPFINHGHTVLIEQGAGVGSGFSDDEYKAAGAQIIASKKEIFDKAAMIVKVKEPIAEEYGLFREGQILYTYLHLAANKPLAEALMAKKIIGVAYETIECSDGSLPLLTPMSEIAGRLSIQEGAKYLEKPFGGRGILLGGVPGIRRGNVVILGGGVVGMNACKMAVGLGADVTIMDVSAKRLSYLDDIFSTHVTTLYSNESNIEEAVRTADLVIGAVLIPGAAAPKLLKRAHLKLMKKGAVIVDVAVDQGGCFETTRATTHKDPVFVEEGVVHYCVANMPGAVALSSTIALTSVTYPYGLAIADKGITQAARDSNALLKGINVHLGKCTYKNVADSLGLAYTPIDSVL from the coding sequence ATGATTATCGGTGTGGCGAAAGAGATCAAGACCGAGGAATACCGGGTGGGACTCACCCCCATGACGGTCAAGCCCTTCATCAATCACGGGCACACCGTGCTTATCGAACAGGGAGCCGGCGTGGGCAGCGGGTTTAGCGACGACGAATACAAGGCGGCTGGCGCCCAGATCATCGCGTCGAAAAAGGAGATTTTCGACAAGGCCGCGATGATCGTCAAGGTCAAGGAGCCCATCGCCGAGGAATACGGGCTCTTTCGCGAGGGCCAGATACTCTACACCTACCTGCACCTCGCCGCCAACAAGCCGCTTGCCGAGGCGCTCATGGCGAAAAAGATCATAGGCGTCGCCTATGAGACGATCGAATGCTCCGACGGCTCGCTCCCGCTGCTGACTCCTATGAGCGAGATCGCGGGCAGGCTCTCCATCCAGGAGGGCGCCAAGTACCTCGAGAAGCCGTTTGGCGGGCGGGGCATCCTGCTGGGGGGCGTGCCGGGCATACGCCGCGGCAACGTCGTGATCCTGGGAGGGGGCGTCGTGGGAATGAACGCTTGCAAGATGGCCGTGGGCCTTGGCGCCGACGTCACCATCATGGACGTGAGCGCAAAACGCCTCTCGTACCTTGACGACATATTCTCGACGCACGTGACCACCCTGTATTCCAACGAGAGCAATATCGAGGAAGCCGTACGGACCGCCGACTTGGTCATTGGCGCCGTGCTCATTCCCGGCGCGGCGGCCCCGAAGCTGCTCAAGCGCGCTCATCTCAAGCTCATGAAAAAGGGCGCGGTAATCGTGGACGTCGCCGTGGACCAGGGGGGATGCTTCGAGACCACGCGCGCGACCACGCACAAGGATCCGGTCTTCGTCGAGGAAGGAGTGGTGCATTACTGCGTCGCCAACATGCCGGGCGCCGTGGCGCTCTCCTCGACTATCGCGCTCACCAGCGTCACCTATCCGTACGGGCTCGCGATCGCGGATAAGGGCATCACCCAGGCCGCGCGCGATTCGAACGCGCTGTTGAAGGGCATCAATGTTCACCTGGGTAAATGCACGTACAAAAACGTGGCGGACAGCCTGGGGCTGGCCTACACGCCGATTGACAGCGTACTTTAA